The proteins below come from a single Serratia fonticola genomic window:
- a CDS encoding NAD-dependent malic enzyme, whose amino-acid sequence MELEYESKRPLYIPYAGPILLEFPLLNKGSAFSEEERSNFNLHGLLPEAIETIEEQVERAYRQYQDFKNDNDKHIYLRNIQDTNETLFYRLLDSHLSEMMPIIYTPTVGEACEHFSDIYRRARGLFISYPNRDRIDDMLQNATKQNVKVIVVTDGERILGLGDQGIGGMGIPIGKLSLYTACGGISPAYTLPVVLDVGTNNPQRLNDPLYMGWRHPRISGDEYHAFVEEFIQAVKRRWPNVLLQFEDFAQNNATPLLNRYRDELCCFNDDIQGTAAVTLGSLIAASRAAGSQLRDQTVAFLGAGSAGCGIAEQIIAQMKSEGLSEEEARARVFMVDRFGLLTDKLPNLLDFQSKLVQKSASLQQWQVESDAISLLEVVRNAKPTVLIGVSGQPGLFTEELIREMHQHCPRPIVMPLSNPTSRVEARPEDIINWTDGAALVATGSPFSPVTYKDQLFPIAQCNNSYIFPGIGLGVLAAGAKRVTDAMLMAASRALADCSPLATDGHGALLPNIDDIQGVSKCIAMEVGKAAQLQGVAVVTSEEALSKAIEHNFWRPQYRIYKRTSF is encoded by the coding sequence AGGTGGAACGCGCTTACCGTCAGTATCAGGATTTCAAGAACGATAACGACAAGCACATCTACCTGCGCAATATCCAGGACACCAACGAAACGCTGTTCTATCGCCTGCTGGATTCGCACCTGAGCGAGATGATGCCCATCATCTATACGCCAACCGTGGGCGAAGCCTGTGAGCATTTCTCTGATATCTATCGCCGCGCACGTGGGCTGTTTATCTCCTACCCGAACCGCGATCGCATCGACGATATGCTGCAAAACGCCACCAAGCAGAACGTTAAGGTGATTGTGGTCACCGACGGGGAACGCATCCTTGGCCTGGGCGACCAGGGCATCGGGGGCATGGGTATTCCAATCGGTAAACTCTCTCTGTACACCGCCTGTGGCGGCATCAGCCCGGCCTATACCTTGCCGGTGGTGCTGGACGTGGGTACCAACAACCCGCAGCGCCTGAACGATCCGCTCTATATGGGGTGGCGTCATCCGCGTATTTCTGGCGATGAATATCACGCCTTTGTGGAAGAATTCATCCAGGCGGTGAAACGCCGTTGGCCGAACGTGCTGTTACAGTTTGAAGATTTCGCCCAGAACAACGCCACACCGCTGCTTAATCGCTATCGTGATGAGCTGTGCTGCTTTAACGACGATATCCAAGGCACCGCCGCCGTGACGCTGGGCAGCCTGATTGCCGCCAGCCGTGCTGCTGGTAGCCAACTACGCGATCAAACCGTTGCCTTCCTGGGTGCCGGTTCCGCAGGTTGTGGTATTGCCGAGCAGATCATTGCCCAGATGAAATCCGAAGGATTGAGCGAAGAAGAAGCCCGCGCCCGCGTGTTCATGGTTGACCGCTTTGGCCTGCTGACGGATAAGCTGCCGAACCTGCTCGATTTCCAGAGCAAACTGGTGCAGAAAAGTGCCAGTCTGCAGCAATGGCAGGTGGAGAGCGATGCGATCTCCCTGCTGGAAGTAGTGCGCAACGCCAAGCCGACCGTGCTGATCGGCGTCTCTGGCCAGCCGGGGCTGTTTACCGAAGAGCTGATCCGTGAGATGCACCAGCATTGCCCGCGCCCGATCGTGATGCCGCTGTCCAACCCAACTTCCCGCGTGGAAGCCCGGCCAGAAGATATCATCAACTGGACCGACGGTGCCGCACTGGTCGCCACCGGTAGCCCGTTCTCACCGGTAACCTATAAAGACCAGTTGTTCCCGATTGCCCAGTGCAACAACTCCTATATCTTCCCGGGGATTGGGCTTGGCGTATTGGCTGCAGGGGCAAAACGGGTCACCGATGCCATGCTGATGGCTGCCAGCCGTGCCCTAGCCGACTGCTCTCCTCTAGCTACCGACGGCCACGGCGCACTGCTGCCGAATATCGATGATATTCAGGGCGTATCCAAATGCATCGCGATGGAAGTGGGTAAAGCCGCTCAGTTGCAGGGTGTCGCCGTGGTGACGTCGGAAGAGGCGTTGTCTAAAGCCATTGAGCATAACTTCTGGCGTCCGCAGTATCGTATCTACAAGCGTACCTCGTTCTAA